From the genome of Psychroserpens ponticola, one region includes:
- a CDS encoding MATE family efflux transporter, translating to MSNTASKDLGTQPIGKLLIKQAVPASIGILVMSLNILVDTIFVGNWIGSTAIAAINVVLPVSFFIAALGMSIGVGGSSIISRALGANNTTKALQTFGNQITLTLLFTILLIIPGLLYVDDIIPVFGGKGAIFEPAKIYYTIVLYGIPFLALCMMGNTVIRAEGKPKFAMYAMMIPSVANLVLDYVFINLMDLGMAGAAWASTLSYLLCFLFVFWYFLSKNSELKLIKCQFKLKLPIVKEIGSLGFVTLSRQAIVSITYLFMNNILFDLGGETSVTAYAIVGRMLMFALFPVFGITQGFLPIAGFNYGANQYERVKQAISTALKYAAALATLVFIMLMIFPEDITRLFTTDADVIKETPSAMRWVFAATPIIAVQLIGAAYFQAVGKAIPALLLTLTRQGFFFIPLIFILPKFYGELGVWMSFPISDVLSTIVTALFLHREVKLNLSKTAA from the coding sequence ATGTCAAATACGGCTTCAAAAGATTTAGGAACTCAGCCCATTGGTAAATTGCTGATTAAACAAGCTGTTCCTGCATCTATTGGAATCTTAGTGATGTCTCTCAATATTTTGGTAGACACAATTTTTGTTGGAAACTGGATTGGTTCAACTGCCATAGCTGCAATTAATGTCGTGCTTCCTGTCTCTTTTTTTATTGCTGCTTTAGGAATGAGTATTGGTGTTGGAGGTTCTTCAATTATTTCAAGAGCATTAGGTGCAAATAATACAACAAAAGCATTACAAACCTTTGGCAATCAAATTACACTTACACTTCTATTTACGATTCTATTAATTATTCCTGGTCTTTTATATGTAGATGATATTATTCCTGTATTTGGAGGTAAAGGTGCTATTTTCGAACCTGCTAAAATCTATTATACTATTGTGCTTTACGGAATTCCATTCTTGGCACTTTGCATGATGGGAAATACCGTTATAAGAGCAGAAGGGAAACCAAAATTCGCCATGTATGCCATGATGATTCCTTCAGTTGCGAATTTGGTGTTAGATTACGTTTTTATAAACCTCATGGATCTAGGAATGGCTGGAGCAGCTTGGGCTTCAACACTATCCTATTTGTTGTGTTTTTTGTTTGTTTTTTGGTATTTCTTATCTAAAAATTCAGAATTAAAACTCATTAAATGTCAGTTTAAATTGAAGCTTCCTATTGTTAAAGAAATAGGGTCTTTAGGATTTGTAACGCTTTCAAGACAGGCTATTGTAAGTATTACGTACTTGTTTATGAATAATATTTTATTCGACCTTGGAGGAGAAACCTCTGTAACTGCTTATGCCATTGTTGGTCGAATGCTCATGTTTGCCTTATTTCCTGTTTTCGGAATTACACAAGGGTTTTTGCCTATTGCAGGTTTTAATTATGGTGCTAATCAATACGAACGCGTTAAACAAGCCATTTCTACAGCGTTAAAATATGCAGCAGCTTTAGCGACTTTAGTATTTATTATGTTGATGATTTTCCCTGAAGACATCACTAGATTATTTACAACTGATGCAGACGTTATCAAGGAAACACCTTCTGCTATGCGATGGGTCTTTGCAGCAACACCAATTATTGCAGTTCAACTAATTGGAGCTGCCTATTTTCAAGCTGTTGGAAAAGCAATTCCAGCATTACTATTAACATTAACACGTCAAGGATTTTTCTTTATTCCATTGATTTTTATTTTACCAAAATTTTATGGCGAACTAGGTGTTTGGATGTCTTTTCCAATTTCAGATGTGTTATCGACAATTGTTACTGCTCTATTTTTACATCGTGAAGTCAAGTTAAATTTGAGCAAGACAGCAGCATAA
- the hemH gene encoding ferrochelatase: protein MKGVLLVNLGSPDSPEPKDVKKYLGEFLMDERVIDVPLWARTLLVKGIILNTRPKASAAAYKKIWWKEGSPLIVLSERLQDKIQDQVDLPVSLAMRYGSMTIKKGLQELVDKGVDEVFLIPLYPQFAMATTETILVLAEEIRKAHFPNISIQDLKSFYNNTNYINVLSNSIEKYLESKDYEHLLFSYHGVPERHIRKRDITKSHCKIDGSCCVTASPAHEFCYRHQCLEVTRLVAEKLNLKEGSFSTSFQSRLGFDPWLQPYTDRTIERLGKQGIKKMAIVTPAFVSDCLETLEEIAMEGEEIFHEMGGKDFTTVPCLNDDKEFVDLLSSWITDWAKTETVTA from the coding sequence TACTTGTTAATTTAGGCTCGCCAGATTCTCCAGAACCTAAAGACGTTAAAAAATATTTAGGTGAATTTTTAATGGATGAACGTGTTATTGATGTGCCTCTTTGGGCAAGAACATTACTCGTAAAAGGCATTATCTTAAACACACGACCAAAAGCATCAGCAGCAGCATATAAAAAGATTTGGTGGAAAGAAGGATCTCCTTTGATTGTATTGTCTGAACGATTACAAGACAAAATTCAAGATCAGGTTGATTTGCCTGTGTCTTTGGCTATGCGTTATGGAAGTATGACCATTAAAAAAGGGCTTCAGGAATTGGTTGATAAAGGTGTTGATGAAGTATTTTTAATTCCGTTGTATCCTCAATTTGCAATGGCAACGACCGAAACAATTTTGGTGTTAGCGGAAGAGATTAGAAAAGCACATTTTCCTAACATTAGTATTCAAGACCTTAAATCGTTTTATAACAATACTAATTATATTAATGTCTTATCAAACTCTATTGAAAAGTATTTGGAAAGTAAAGATTATGAGCATTTATTATTTTCTTATCATGGTGTTCCAGAACGTCATATTCGCAAAAGAGACATCACAAAATCGCATTGTAAAATTGATGGTAGTTGTTGTGTAACCGCATCTCCTGCACATGAGTTTTGTTACAGACATCAATGTTTAGAAGTGACTAGGCTTGTTGCTGAAAAATTAAACTTAAAAGAAGGTAGTTTTTCAACATCCTTTCAATCGAGATTAGGTTTTGATCCTTGGTTACAACCTTATACTGACAGAACCATCGAGCGATTAGGGAAACAAGGCATCAAAAAAATGGCTATTGTAACTCCAGCCTTTGTTAGTGATTGTTTGGAAACCCTTGAAGAAATAGCGATGGAAGGCGAAGAAATTTTCCATGAAATGGGAGGAAAAGACTTTACAACGGTTCCGTGTTTAAACGATGACAAAGAATTTGTTGATTTATTATCTAGTTGGATAACTGATTGGGCAAAAACTGAAACAGTTACTGCATAA